One window of the Tetragenococcus koreensis genome contains the following:
- a CDS encoding MFS transporter — translation MQKFKVQSFILILVSFLLGFSEFIIVGILDDVAASFAVDVSTAGYLVTIFALAYAISTPIVTTFIGQRRLLNVLLLLMGIFTIGNLVTALAPTYTILTISRVVVAIVSGSGISVIMAFGTYLAPLEKRAWLVAWIFSGFSIASVFGVPLGTLLSTQFGWRSAFYLITVLSFILLFFIKISLPGDLRQSTSDSNRISDQLAIFKDRRIQLSVFLTMFSLAGIYVVYTYLRPIFSTELNIAPSLITLAFTAYGFMSLLSNQLSGKIAEKRGLLTMPKVYIAEIFILGFLPLLLNIRWLGFLDLMLLGLTMYLINSPIQLHILGIAEKEFPQSMVLASSFNSIFSNIGIAIGSALGGQIGQNFGMQALGPGGAVLAAITLVLTLMLNRKNAKVSAERVEV, via the coding sequence ATGCAAAAGTTTAAAGTTCAAAGTTTCATCTTAATTTTAGTTTCTTTTCTGTTAGGTTTTAGTGAATTTATTATTGTCGGTATTTTAGATGATGTAGCAGCATCTTTTGCCGTTGATGTATCTACTGCCGGTTATCTGGTAACGATTTTTGCTTTAGCTTACGCCATTAGCACACCCATCGTCACTACTTTCATCGGACAACGACGGTTACTAAATGTTTTGCTCTTATTAATGGGCATTTTTACCATAGGAAATTTAGTCACAGCTCTAGCTCCAACTTACACTATTTTAACCATTTCTCGTGTGGTAGTCGCGATTGTTTCTGGCTCAGGGATTTCTGTGATTATGGCTTTTGGTACCTATCTAGCGCCTTTAGAAAAACGTGCTTGGCTAGTTGCTTGGATATTTTCTGGTTTTAGCATTGCTTCTGTTTTTGGTGTTCCTTTGGGTACCTTGCTAAGTACGCAATTTGGATGGCGTTCTGCATTTTATTTAATCACGGTGCTTAGTTTTATTCTGTTGTTTTTTATTAAAATAAGTCTTCCAGGTGATCTTCGACAATCGACTTCAGATTCCAACCGAATTTCTGATCAATTAGCAATTTTTAAAGATCGACGGATTCAATTAAGTGTTTTCTTAACGATGTTTAGTTTAGCTGGGATCTATGTTGTTTACACTTATTTACGTCCTATTTTTTCTACTGAATTAAACATCGCGCCTTCTTTAATTACCTTAGCTTTTACTGCTTATGGTTTCATGTCACTTTTAAGTAATCAATTGAGCGGAAAAATCGCCGAAAAACGTGGATTATTAACGATGCCTAAGGTTTATATTGCCGAAATTTTCATATTAGGGTTTTTGCCCTTACTCTTAAATATTCGCTGGTTAGGTTTTCTTGACTTAATGCTTTTAGGTTTGACCATGTATTTAATTAATTCTCCTATTCAGTTGCATATTTTAGGAATTGCTGAAAAAGAGTTTCCTCAATCGATGGTGTTAGCTTCTTCCTTTAATTCGATTTTCTCTAATATCGGGATTGCGATAGGTTCTGCTTTAGGCGGACAAATTGGACAAAATTTTGGTATGCAAGCTTTGGGTCCCGGTGGTGCAGTTCTTGCTGCAATTACATTAGTATTAACTTTGATGTTGAATCGCAAGAATGCCAAAGTTTCTGCTGAAAGGGTAGAAGTTTAA
- a CDS encoding NAD(P)-dependent alcohol dehydrogenase — protein MTSEEKTLPTTTRSAVLQKVFDLEVKDTPIKKMEPTDVMIKIMAVGICGSDVHYYDTGRIGNFVLEAPLIMGHESAGQIVAVGNEVQDFKVGDRVAIEPGIPCGKCEYCRTGRYNLCPDMEFMATPPVDGDLTQYITYPADFVYPIPDDMSYEVGSLSEPFSVSVHAAQLMDIQPGKTVFISGAGPVGLLSILAAKAFNAGDIIISDAEESRLAMAKEFGAAHTIDVTKKDVKEEVKSFTDGEGVDYVMEASGNNGAESDALLTLKPGGKIAYIGMPAQDTTPLDITFMTTNEPQIFGVFRYANTYPLAIEILHGQMELANRLLTDFYSLDEVTDAFERTRTGKSDSLKTIIYPNEKLRDE, from the coding sequence ATGACAAGCGAAGAAAAAACATTACCAACCACTACTAGAAGTGCTGTGTTGCAAAAAGTTTTTGATTTAGAAGTAAAAGATACACCGATCAAAAAGATGGAACCCACCGACGTGATGATCAAAATAATGGCTGTGGGCATTTGCGGTTCGGATGTTCATTATTATGATACTGGTCGAATTGGCAATTTTGTCCTTGAAGCACCTTTAATTATGGGTCACGAAAGCGCTGGACAAATTGTCGCTGTAGGAAATGAGGTCCAAGATTTTAAAGTAGGGGATCGCGTCGCTATTGAACCAGGAATTCCATGCGGGAAGTGTGAATATTGCCGCACAGGTCGTTATAATTTGTGTCCAGATATGGAATTTATGGCTACACCGCCAGTAGACGGTGATTTGACGCAATATATTACCTATCCTGCAGATTTTGTTTATCCTATTCCTGACGATATGTCTTATGAAGTAGGGTCATTAAGTGAACCTTTTTCTGTGAGCGTTCACGCTGCCCAATTGATGGATATCCAACCAGGAAAAACAGTGTTTATCTCTGGCGCAGGCCCAGTTGGTTTGTTGTCGATCCTTGCTGCTAAAGCTTTCAACGCTGGAGACATTATCATCAGCGATGCGGAAGAGAGTCGCCTAGCAATGGCCAAAGAATTTGGTGCTGCACATACAATTGATGTCACTAAAAAAGATGTCAAAGAAGAAGTTAAATCGTTTACAGATGGCGAAGGTGTGGATTATGTCATGGAAGCTTCTGGTAATAATGGTGCTGAAAGTGACGCTTTATTGACGCTTAAACCAGGGGGCAAAATTGCTTACATTGGCATGCCTGCCCAAGATACAACACCGCTAGACATTACCTTTATGACTACCAATGAACCACAAATTTTTGGCGTATTCCGATATGCGAATACTTATCCATTAGCGATTGAGATTTTACATGGCCAAATGGAACTAGCCAACCGCTTGCTTACAGATTTCTATAGTCTAGATGAAGTAACCGACGCTTTTGAACGGACGCGTACCGGTAAGTCAGATTCACTTAAAACGATCATTTATCCGAATGAAAAATTACGCGATGAATAA
- a CDS encoding carboxymuconolactone decarboxylase family protein: protein MAKQTAGRDNLGKFAPQFAALNDDVLFGEVWDREQQMSPHDRSLITCASLMTQGVPQLEAHLNMAKQNGVTKEEIVELITHLAFYVGWPKAWSAFNLAKEIFTEE from the coding sequence ATGGCAAAACAAACAGCAGGAAGAGATAATTTAGGTAAATTTGCACCACAATTTGCAGCATTAAACGATGATGTTCTATTTGGAGAAGTATGGGACAGAGAGCAACAAATGTCTCCTCATGATCGCAGTTTGATTACTTGTGCGAGTCTGATGACACAAGGGGTTCCCCAGCTAGAAGCCCATTTAAATATGGCTAAACAAAACGGCGTGACGAAAGAAGAAATCGTTGAATTAATTACCCATTTAGCTTTTTATGTAGGTTGGCCTAAAGCTTGGTCCGCCTTTAACTTAGCGAAAGAAATTTTTACAGAAGAATAA
- a CDS encoding aldo/keto reductase — MEYVKLGNTGLDVSRICLGAMSFGDPKNWIHKWVLEEEDSRPIIKRALELGINFFDTANVYSLGESERILGKALKDFAQRDKIVLATKVHQKMFDGPNGQGLSRKAIMSQIDQSLQRLQTDYVDLYIIHRWDYNTPIEETMEALHDVVKSGKARYIGASAMHAYQFQKANSVAEKNGWTQFISMQNHLNLMYREEEREMIPYCLDQGIGLTPYSPMASGRLVKPIEETTLRRETDPAQKEKYDPSAKKDQIIIQRVAEVAEKHQVSRAQVALAWLLQKENLAAPIVGATKIKNVETAVEAVDFQLPVEDVKYLEEPYVPHNVVGFS, encoded by the coding sequence GTGGAATATGTAAAATTAGGTAATACGGGTCTGGATGTTTCAAGAATTTGCTTAGGAGCTATGAGTTTTGGCGATCCAAAAAATTGGATCCACAAATGGGTGCTTGAAGAAGAAGATAGTCGCCCAATTATTAAACGAGCTTTAGAGTTAGGTATTAATTTTTTTGATACAGCTAATGTTTATTCTTTAGGTGAAAGTGAACGAATATTAGGAAAAGCGTTAAAGGATTTTGCTCAACGTGACAAGATTGTGCTAGCGACGAAAGTGCATCAAAAAATGTTTGATGGTCCTAATGGACAAGGTCTTTCAAGAAAGGCAATCATGTCACAAATTGATCAAAGCCTACAGCGTTTGCAAACGGATTATGTTGATTTATATATTATCCATCGTTGGGATTACAATACGCCGATTGAAGAAACAATGGAAGCTTTGCATGATGTGGTTAAATCCGGTAAAGCGCGGTATATTGGAGCTTCGGCAATGCACGCTTACCAATTTCAAAAAGCGAACAGTGTGGCTGAAAAAAATGGTTGGACCCAATTTATTTCGATGCAAAATCATTTGAACCTAATGTACCGTGAAGAAGAACGAGAAATGATTCCTTACTGTTTAGACCAAGGGATTGGATTAACGCCTTATAGTCCTATGGCTTCAGGAAGACTGGTCAAACCGATTGAAGAAACAACATTAAGAAGAGAGACGGACCCCGCTCAAAAAGAAAAATATGATCCCTCTGCCAAAAAAGATCAAATCATTATTCAACGTGTGGCAGAAGTAGCTGAAAAACATCAGGTAAGTAGGGCACAAGTTGCTTTAGCCTGGTTATTACAAAAAGAAAATCTTGCTGCTCCAATCGTTGGCGCAACAAAAATAAAAAACGTGGAAACGGCTGTAGAAGCAGTAGATTTCCAATTGCCAGTAGAGGATGTAAAGTATTTGGAAGAACCTTATGTTCCGCATAATGTTGTAGGTTTTTCTTAA
- a CDS encoding MerR family transcriptional regulator has translation MNISEVAAKNKVTPATLRYYERQGLLPPIKRTDSGIREYSIDDLNWIEFIKCMRDSGLSIDSLSRYTQLYQQGDGTLQERKQILIEEYEKLIEKQTQINETVTRLKGKINNYESKIKNCEAAF, from the coding sequence ATGAATATTTCAGAAGTTGCTGCTAAAAATAAGGTAACACCAGCCACATTGAGGTATTATGAACGACAAGGTCTATTACCACCAATTAAACGCACAGACTCTGGTATAAGAGAATATTCGATTGACGACCTGAATTGGATAGAATTTATTAAATGTATGCGTGACTCAGGACTTTCCATTGACTCTTTAAGCAGGTATACACAGCTTTATCAGCAAGGAGATGGAACGCTACAAGAAAGAAAGCAAATTCTTATTGAAGAATATGAAAAATTAATAGAAAAACAAACACAAATAAATGAAACAGTAACCAGATTAAAAGGGAAAATCAATAATTATGAAAGTAAAATAAAAAACTGCGAAGCGGCCTTTTAG
- a CDS encoding aldo/keto reductase, with amino-acid sequence MDDLNQCEESVLHALKTGYRLIDTAVAYENEEAVGNAIKRSGIKREEIFITSKAWISYDGYKKTLQSFEQTLKKLQTDYLDLYLIHMPLGDYHGTWRAMEELYKAGKINAIGVCNFLEDRLVDLILSHEIVPAVNQVEMHPFNQQQELRKVMGKYDIKTMAWGPFAEGKNGIFTNEVLVNIGKKYGKSAAQVIIRWFREKGVITIPKSVHPERIEENFQVDDFTLTNEDMEEIENLDLKHSLILDITSLDEIYRMHGEWH; translated from the coding sequence ATGGATGATTTAAATCAATGTGAAGAAAGTGTACTCCATGCTTTAAAAACAGGCTACCGTTTAATTGATACGGCAGTTGCATATGAAAACGAAGAAGCCGTTGGCAATGCTATTAAACGTAGTGGTATTAAACGTGAGGAAATATTTATTACCTCAAAAGCATGGATTTCTTATGATGGATATAAAAAAACGTTGCAATCTTTTGAACAAACGCTAAAAAAATTACAGACAGATTATTTGGACTTGTATTTAATTCATATGCCACTTGGCGATTATCATGGAACTTGGCGCGCTATGGAAGAACTATATAAAGCTGGAAAAATTAATGCCATTGGCGTATGTAATTTTTTAGAAGATCGTTTGGTGGATTTAATTCTTAGTCATGAAATTGTCCCAGCGGTTAATCAAGTAGAAATGCATCCTTTTAACCAGCAGCAAGAATTGCGTAAAGTCATGGGAAAATATGATATAAAAACGATGGCTTGGGGGCCTTTTGCTGAGGGAAAAAATGGCATTTTTACTAATGAGGTACTAGTGAATATCGGTAAAAAATATGGGAAGAGCGCTGCACAAGTGATTATTCGGTGGTTTAGAGAAAAAGGCGTGATCACAATTCCAAAATCGGTCCACCCAGAAAGAATTGAAGAAAACTTCCAAGTGGATGACTTTACATTAACGAATGAAGATATGGAAGAAATTGAAAATTTAGATTTAAAACATTCACTGATTTTAGATATTACTAGTTTAGATGAAATTTATCGTATGCATGGAGAGTGGCATTAA
- a CDS encoding GntR family transcriptional regulator: MEKNLESSKRVTLPRYQQIAVDIAERIVEDRYKVGQKIHARSTLASNFNTSSETARKAINVLVDLEIMEVQQGSGTFVASRENAKIFVEKYKNVQSIQEIRQDLLESVQRQREELNHFSESLKSLVNQTKKVHDISTFVPFELKLTEKAQHLEESVTDLNIWQITGATIVGIQTDTELLLSPGPYAKLSAGNTVYFVGHELSMQRMEQLFYSDSQA; the protein is encoded by the coding sequence ATGGAAAAAAATTTAGAGTCGTCTAAACGAGTAACTTTACCACGTTACCAGCAAATCGCTGTAGATATTGCGGAACGAATCGTTGAAGATCGATATAAAGTAGGTCAAAAGATCCATGCACGTTCGACTTTAGCAAGCAATTTTAATACCTCTTCTGAAACAGCCCGCAAGGCAATCAACGTCTTGGTCGATCTGGAAATTATGGAAGTCCAACAAGGCAGCGGCACCTTTGTCGCTTCCAGAGAAAATGCGAAAATTTTTGTGGAAAAATATAAAAATGTACAATCGATTCAAGAAATTCGGCAAGATCTTTTAGAAAGTGTTCAGCGCCAAAGAGAGGAATTAAATCATTTTTCTGAATCATTGAAGTCTCTTGTTAATCAAACGAAAAAAGTGCATGATATTTCGACCTTTGTTCCTTTTGAATTAAAGTTGACAGAAAAAGCCCAGCATTTAGAAGAAAGCGTGACAGATTTGAATATTTGGCAAATAACAGGCGCAACCATTGTAGGAATTCAAACAGATACTGAATTACTGCTTTCACCTGGCCCCTATGCCAAATTAAGTGCGGGAAATACTGTTTACTTTGTCGGGCATGAATTAAGTATGCAACGCATGGAACAGCTTTTTTATTCGGATAGTCAAGCTTAG
- a CDS encoding transposase, protein MNPTDIYQVKRDFFQFSQKLAQGLAKPDQKFIFDMIFGMVKSQSPLLSDIARALEEDTRLLYTVKRLSRRGADFDDFHPLHQNYLQTIQPHLQEDMLVIVDNSDITKPFGEQFEALARVHDGSRDGIEKGYMSANIAIASPRTKHPIPIYSHLFSAAEEYFDSTNVETYKGLNLVKHLFQEKPYTLVMDRGYDSNDMFTFMHKQDASFIVRLQDKRYLKYQNKRIKVPNLALRRKGKIAFSSTIKGKNYALKVSHIPVELPCLPKVPLNMVVVYGYGQKPMKLLTNHPIKNKEDVLTIVKAYITRWRIEENFRVQKQEYHLEKVRTLHLNSLRLIHCFVSYLIGHHSLLLEKETCYVKQVLHRAKATFSDQKIRLKLYRFIRGLAEILRFDSTGIQAYKRVKKRPRAHQLALAV, encoded by the coding sequence ATGAATCCGACCGATATTTATCAAGTAAAACGAGATTTTTTTCAATTTTCCCAGAAACTCGCGCAAGGATTGGCCAAACCGGATCAAAAATTTATATTCGATATGATTTTTGGCATGGTCAAAAGCCAGTCCCCGCTCCTATCTGATATCGCACGCGCTTTAGAAGAGGATACGCGTCTTCTTTATACCGTGAAACGTTTGTCCCGTCGTGGGGCGGATTTTGACGATTTTCATCCCTTGCACCAAAATTATTTACAAACCATTCAACCTCATTTGCAGGAAGATATGCTGGTCATCGTCGATAACTCCGATATCACGAAGCCTTTCGGCGAACAATTTGAAGCGCTCGCTCGTGTTCATGACGGCTCGCGTGATGGCATAGAAAAAGGGTATATGTCAGCCAATATCGCCATTGCCTCCCCCAGGACGAAACATCCAATCCCGATTTATTCCCATTTGTTTTCGGCTGCGGAAGAATATTTTGACAGTACCAATGTGGAAACCTATAAAGGATTAAACCTGGTGAAGCATTTATTTCAAGAAAAACCCTATACGCTCGTTATGGATCGTGGGTACGATAGTAACGATATGTTCACATTTATGCACAAGCAAGACGCTTCCTTTATCGTTCGGCTCCAAGATAAGCGCTACCTAAAGTATCAGAATAAACGGATCAAGGTGCCTAACTTAGCGTTAAGAAGAAAAGGGAAAATCGCGTTTTCTTCGACCATTAAAGGCAAAAACTATGCGTTGAAAGTCTCTCATATTCCCGTAGAACTTCCCTGTTTACCGAAAGTTCCCTTAAATATGGTGGTCGTCTACGGCTACGGTCAAAAACCCATGAAATTATTGACCAATCACCCCATTAAGAACAAAGAAGACGTCCTAACGATCGTCAAAGCTTATATAACGCGTTGGCGGATTGAAGAAAATTTTCGGGTCCAAAAACAAGAATACCACTTAGAGAAAGTACGTACGCTCCACCTCAATAGCTTACGCTTGATCCATTGTTTCGTGAGTTATTTGATCGGGCATCATAGCCTATTATTAGAAAAAGAAACGTGCTATGTCAAACAAGTGCTTCATCGTGCCAAAGCCACGTTCTCGGACCAAAAGATCCGCTTGAAGCTGTACCGCTTCATTCGAGGGCTGGCCGAGATCCTTCGATTTGATTCGACGGGGATTCAAGCCTATAAAAGGGTGAAAAAACGGCCCAGGGCTCATCAACTCGCGCTCGCTGTGTGA
- a CDS encoding acyltransferase family protein, with protein sequence MAKKKRDPYFDNAKFLLMILVVFGHMMQPFIENAQWSHDLYFTIFAFHMPAFIFISGFFAKSFDPQKKESVAINFQKFIVPYIFFQWAYSLFNRLSGAEEHFTFQLDVPNWSLWFLISSFFWQISLYFFRKVPAKAGITISILISLLVGYTPFIGRELTLQRTAVFLPFFIIGYYLPKDFVERFKNFKYKKLFALGFAAIYLLVNYLNEVNKYMFFGSKPYDDFLNFPEWGFLVRIVTFMLAIIGMLAFFSLVPTRETSYTKEGKYTLIAYLLHGFFIRGMRAFDLESVNLGFPGFIALALASILLTTVLASEPVGKVYNKIEQYFLGNKKKGDPSYNGS encoded by the coding sequence ATGGCAAAGAAGAAACGGGATCCTTATTTTGACAATGCAAAATTCTTACTAATGATCTTAGTTGTCTTTGGGCATATGATGCAGCCTTTTATTGAAAACGCGCAGTGGAGTCATGATTTATATTTTACGATCTTTGCTTTTCACATGCCGGCTTTTATTTTCATTTCAGGTTTTTTCGCTAAATCATTTGATCCACAAAAAAAGGAATCAGTAGCAATTAATTTTCAAAAATTTATTGTACCGTATATATTTTTCCAATGGGCCTATTCGTTGTTTAATCGGCTAAGTGGAGCAGAAGAACATTTTACCTTTCAACTTGATGTACCCAACTGGTCATTATGGTTTTTAATTAGTTCCTTTTTTTGGCAAATTTCCTTGTATTTTTTCAGGAAAGTACCAGCAAAAGCAGGAATTACGATTAGCATATTGATTAGTTTATTAGTAGGTTATACGCCTTTTATCGGCAGAGAGCTCACTTTACAGCGTACAGCTGTTTTCTTACCTTTTTTTATTATAGGTTATTATCTCCCTAAAGATTTTGTTGAACGGTTTAAGAATTTTAAATATAAAAAGCTATTTGCATTGGGCTTTGCTGCTATATATTTGTTAGTCAATTATTTGAACGAAGTTAATAAATATATGTTTTTTGGCTCGAAGCCGTATGATGACTTTTTGAATTTTCCAGAATGGGGCTTTTTAGTGCGGATTGTCACCTTTATGTTGGCAATTATTGGCATGTTAGCCTTCTTTTCTTTGGTCCCGACCCGAGAAACAAGTTATACCAAAGAAGGGAAATATACATTAATCGCCTATCTTTTGCATGGTTTCTTTATTAGAGGAATGCGAGCCTTTGATCTAGAAAGTGTAAACTTAGGATTCCCAGGTTTTATTGCTTTGGCTTTGGCCAGCATTTTATTGACAACCGTGTTAGCGAGTGAACCGGTTGGAAAAGTTTATAACAAAATTGAACAGTATTTTTTAGGCAATAAGAAAAAAGGAGACCCATCTTATAATGGCTCCTAG
- a CDS encoding aminopeptidase C, translating into MAEIKNELTAKFAADFKDNKKQQVVQNAVTKNGISNSAENLAAQSNNVPVFSIDLKTGNVANQKQSGRCWMFAALNTFRHKILDHFDLKDFELSQNYTNFWDKYEKSNYFYENILATADQEVTSRKVAFLLATPQQDGGQWDMMVSLFNKYGVVPKAAMPESSNSSNSRDLNNYLNKKLRKDAATLRQLVADGASESDIQTKRETMLQEVYNLLAISLGTPPTVFDFEYRDEEKEYHIDRDLTPKSFYDKYVGVDLDNYVSIINAPTEDKPYNKSYTVEMLGNVVGGKQVKYLNADMESFKKLAIAQLEQGESVWFGCDVGQSSNRQGGIMALDVYDMNELFDVDFTTTKAQRLDYGESLMTHAMVLTGVDIVDGKSTKWKVENSWGDKVGDKGFFVASDAWMDEYTYQIVVRKDLLTDEQLAAYEKEPTVLAPWDPMGALA; encoded by the coding sequence ATGGCTGAAATAAAAAATGAACTGACAGCAAAATTTGCTGCAGATTTCAAAGACAATAAAAAGCAACAAGTAGTACAAAATGCCGTGACCAAAAATGGGATTTCTAATTCGGCTGAAAATCTAGCAGCTCAATCGAACAATGTACCTGTATTTTCAATTGATTTGAAAACCGGAAACGTGGCTAACCAAAAACAATCTGGCCGTTGCTGGATGTTTGCGGCGCTGAACACTTTTCGCCATAAAATTTTGGATCACTTTGACCTGAAGGATTTTGAATTATCCCAAAACTATACGAACTTCTGGGATAAATATGAAAAATCAAATTACTTTTATGAAAATATTTTGGCAACGGCAGATCAGGAAGTAACTAGCCGTAAGGTAGCCTTTTTATTAGCAACGCCCCAACAAGATGGTGGCCAATGGGATATGATGGTTTCTCTCTTTAACAAATACGGCGTGGTGCCTAAAGCAGCTATGCCTGAAAGCAGTAATTCTTCTAATTCACGTGATTTAAACAATTATTTGAATAAAAAATTACGCAAGGATGCAGCAACCTTACGCCAATTAGTCGCTGATGGTGCTTCTGAAAGTGATATTCAAACCAAAAGAGAAACGATGTTACAAGAAGTTTATAATCTCTTAGCCATTTCACTTGGTACACCCCCAACGGTTTTTGACTTTGAATATCGCGATGAAGAAAAAGAATACCATATTGATCGTGATTTAACGCCTAAATCTTTCTATGACAAGTACGTCGGCGTTGATTTAGATAACTATGTCAGCATTATCAATGCCCCAACTGAGGATAAGCCTTATAACAAATCATATACAGTAGAAATGTTAGGTAACGTTGTAGGCGGCAAACAAGTGAAATATTTGAATGCTGATATGGAAAGTTTTAAAAAATTGGCGATTGCACAACTAGAACAAGGAGAATCTGTTTGGTTTGGTTGTGATGTAGGTCAATCTTCTAATAGACAAGGTGGAATTATGGCACTTGATGTCTATGACATGAACGAATTATTTGATGTCGACTTTACGACGACCAAAGCTCAACGCTTAGACTATGGCGAAAGCTTGATGACTCATGCGATGGTACTAACAGGGGTAGATATCGTTGATGGGAAATCAACCAAATGGAAAGTCGAAAACAGCTGGGGCGATAAAGTTGGTGATAAAGGATTTTTCGTGGCAAGCGATGCTTGGATGGACGAATATACTTATCAAATCGTTGTTAGAAAAGACTTACTAACAGACGAACAACTAGCTGCTTATGAAAAAGAACCCACAGTTTTAGCACCATGGGATCCGATGGGCGCTTTGGCGTAA
- a CDS encoding MFS transporter, which yields MEDHSNYLTKQFIFLLAATCGIVVANMYYIQPIGTQVAESFQASTSAIGSVTMLTQLGYALGLLLIVPLGDILNKRRLIITMAALSSLSLLGAFFAPNFQLFIFSAFIIGLLSVVPQIIIPYGAVLAGPEKRGQVMGKLLSGLLVGILLSRTFSGIIASILPWRSVYLIAPIAIILLTILLTIKMPKDTTANTKLSYSASLKSIPLLVKSQKVLREAAVSGFFMFGTFSIFWSTLIFYISSPVYNWGTFAAGVLAVFGLSGALAAPIVGKLSDQYAQRTIVWIGLLMQTSSFIILHFFATHIFPLVLSIVLLDVGNQFGQVANQTRVQNLGEQVSNRNNTVFMFSYFIGGAVGSFLGTTMWGAAGWTGVTLIALLFQALAIIFHLFVFRKQD from the coding sequence GTGGAAGATCATTCCAATTATTTAACAAAACAGTTCATTTTTTTATTAGCAGCGACTTGCGGAATTGTTGTCGCTAATATGTATTATATCCAACCCATCGGCACTCAGGTCGCTGAAAGTTTTCAGGCAAGTACCAGTGCAATCGGTAGTGTCACAATGTTAACCCAGTTAGGCTACGCTTTAGGTTTACTGTTGATTGTTCCTTTAGGTGATATTTTAAATAAACGACGACTCATTATTACAATGGCCGCCTTATCATCCTTATCGTTGTTAGGCGCTTTTTTTGCGCCAAATTTCCAACTATTTATTTTTTCAGCTTTTATCATTGGCTTACTTTCTGTTGTCCCACAAATTATCATTCCTTACGGCGCTGTCTTAGCTGGACCTGAAAAACGTGGACAAGTGATGGGCAAACTTTTAAGTGGTCTGTTAGTGGGGATTTTATTATCGCGTACCTTTTCTGGCATCATCGCTAGCATTTTACCTTGGCGTTCGGTTTATTTAATTGCTCCCATTGCGATCATTCTATTAACGATCTTACTCACGATCAAGATGCCAAAGGATACAACCGCAAACACAAAACTTTCTTATTCAGCTTCATTAAAAAGTATCCCATTATTGGTTAAAAGCCAAAAAGTGTTACGCGAAGCTGCTGTTTCTGGTTTCTTCATGTTTGGTACCTTTTCTATTTTTTGGTCCACGCTGATTTTTTACATCAGCAGTCCAGTTTATAATTGGGGAACATTTGCAGCCGGTGTGTTAGCTGTTTTTGGGCTATCAGGTGCATTAGCCGCTCCTATTGTAGGAAAGTTATCTGATCAATATGCACAACGTACGATTGTATGGATAGGTCTTCTCATGCAAACAAGTAGTTTTATTATCTTACACTTTTTTGCTACTCACATTTTTCCGTTGGTTCTTTCGATTGTATTATTAGACGTAGGCAACCAATTTGGTCAAGTAGCTAATCAAACGCGCGTACAAAATTTAGGCGAACAAGTTAGCAATCGGAATAATACAGTTTTTATGTTTTCTTATTTCATTGGTGGTGCGGTGGGTTCTTTTTTAGGTACCACAATGTGGGGAGCCGCTGGTTGGACCGGCGTCACTTTAATCGCTTTGCTCTTTCAAGCTTTAGCAATTATTTTCCACTTATTTGTCTTTCGGAAACAAGATTAA